The following are encoded together in the Maniola jurtina chromosome 27, ilManJurt1.1, whole genome shotgun sequence genome:
- the LOC123879073 gene encoding uncharacterized protein LOC123879073 isoform X2 translates to MGLSNKSHGRKSDKETQSPMLKIFKDIMQKEKTDPEKTNLLKSARNKLREKKRKYYSDSRPKTDNYRSYDSSSTDRGTHKTNKHGKITVQNIQEAKNENPSRDRSGSSAFADGRRESWRFWKDNKFTSKNKSDDTCSCVSCAVKKFCSSEYTCVACLLILFSVSVTVAFLMVFKTMPSMEEVTEKAIHSENLKKKIQMLKEKRQLTESYGYEFTEKSKWDDSLNPVGSYSNILGSEYTGNSYKGSNIMDDLETGMSEDLASILDNEKRVEGQNNQRLKDFFKKLIQTDVQIRKLKQSINNNYQIDNLKPITDRFKRSVKMIKGKHRFRPFGKTTVTMQTKMNTSKETVVKSKKDDKRSVTDNNVGLTGYVIESKEVVIRYDTDKKRKFPKCSHVHEEKSHEKKLKHPYYKHSQRVDEMLETYKKPDDTTENFDVIYDITESLKTKPDSDKDNDESVTKLITKIAKPKTNGKNDDEKSFIIAKTESYDRENSKMNDYEKRNEDQLHYRRFNDESDGLTHRHHHLTTTTTTSSTVKDMTDGDTSDTSSDFDYNMEKFLSTAPLYDLALSVSTFINPTNREVLRSKLPRNQHLGQRNLLQVNEEDEEKEDLIYDDLKEVLTDDREGHDDMDRHGERKKRDYEEKIAIPEDFNQNKHSVLNVINPNWKGPMPLYPDELNAMIKQAALQNVYMYAPLNTRDSKVKRNIDEKVSAMSDTQYIEDYTNKKYDKLAKMAQAYSDYGVLYNKGNTNFNDKGMKSSYMKRFKKLFNRQTPLGRYVKGFRFEIKDGSASNNKEFGEGFQKHFKFSENSYGDYSTTLIPIYNMNYEYDKLYTPAYLLNTSIDLLKTTNHDQSLILTFKKGDGLRTLKSIDMTYEDNDKDINEAIELNLNEVKDAINEVMNLTNFNVITGEVNDVINEDTTLNSHEVDDKINATNFQNLSEDGDIVNETLAFNLTTENNNDIINEPSANEVSNKIHGIYAFNAANNKIPNENSSDFTIRKSLRVLKSIDLPDGVIIDGIFKNNAIKVTKTNVTKKNETSTYDDQVNKTISEANTLNLNTFVEKNYEVSTQNLTKTSESKRNFNNTRDGIISFISMMSDWFRTMTSLSGAIKKELKDESKGNNNSKSNVTMLSTKKKSLEENITKDVLYPSYDVEMVDNIGHRSRVLLSFDDKTTVQDKLVKKNISKSNTEKAVTSEINEVLPIALVLATNDTNKTNKTVKKRNVDKNLVFWNDLYDDDEYGVKVDYMDNVRDKHSVKKVKNILNKSKDWLANKCSNVKNKLRRKSKTTKKKTTNIPTDKISEKLCNSTCKPPEVIKERFVRNSDINDKKSIKKSFAELNANMKKVCQEAAKAIQDTKNIEARENSKENEAATSLMQNLVRMMSELVDIQVQQKTCAKLPSDLYNFLEWLTAPNDDKVQGDEWRPVAYDYNDAIRYVKSTEPFEYPTTLTEDTHQDDRTECLGTIRAVQDLIQQYEGMTDEDKSKMTGVKEYLENQLLFLNNKLNYLYDPNLFKLYEKRELQRKRRDTSTKKQDKEKVSTETVKSDGMKKTGR, encoded by the exons ATGGGTTTAAGTAATAAAAG TCATGGAAGGAAATCGGATAAGGAAACTCAGTCGCCAATGTTGAAAATTTTCAAGGATATTATGCAAAAGGAGAAGAC gGATCCCGAAAAAACTAACTTACTGAAAAGTGCCAGAAACAAACTGAGGGAGAAAAAGCGGAAATACTACTCGGATTCAAGGCCAAAGACTGataattat AGATCGTATGACTCTAGTAGTACTGACAGAGGTACTCATAAAACTAACAAGCATGGTAAAATCACAGTGCAAAATATACAAGAGGCTAAAAACGAAAATCCTAGCCGTGACAGATCTGGCAGTTCG GCTTTTGCTGATGGTAGAAGAGAGAGTTGGCGGTTTTGG aaagaCAATAAGTTTACATCTAAAAATAAATCCGATGACACTTGCTCATGCGTTTCTTGcgc TGTAAAGAAGTTTTGCAGTTCAGAATACACATGCGTAGCGTGTCTTCTTATACTCTTCTCAGTTTCGGTGACGGTAGCCTTCCTCATGGTCTTCAAGACCATGCCTTCTATGGAAGAGGTGACGGAGAAGGCTATCCATTCGGAGAATTTGAAGAAGAAGATTCAGATGCTTAAGGAGAAGCGGCAGTTGACTGAGAGTTATGGATACGAATTTACGGAGAA AAGTAAATGGGACGATTCGTTGAACCCTGTTGGCAGTTATTCTAATATTTTGGGCTCTG agTATACCGGAAATAGTTACAAAGGATCG AATATCATGGATGACTTAGAAACTGGTATGAGTGAAGACCTGGCAAGCATTTTGGATAACGAGAAAAGGGTGGAAGGTCAAAATAATCAAAGGTTAAAAG attttttcaaaaaactcaTACAAACCGACGTACAAATCAGAAAACTTAAACAATCAATCAACAATAACTACCAAATTGATAATTTGAAGCCTATTACGGACAGATTCAAACGATCAGTCAAAATGATAAAAGGCAAACATCGTTTTAGACCTTTTGGTAAAACGACAGTAACTATGCAAACCAAAATGAATACCAGTAAAGAAACAGTGGTGAAATCTAAAAAAGATGATAAAAGATCTGTAACAGATAACAATGTAGGTTTAACTGGTTATGTCATTGAATCTAAAGAAGTAGTGATACGGTACGATACAGATAAGAAAAGGAAATTCCCTAAATGCTCTCATGTGCATGAGGAAAAATCTCatgagaaaaaattaaaacatccgTATTACAAACACAGTCAAAGAGTTGACGAAATGCTTGAAACATACAAGAAACCTGATGATACAACTGAGAATTTTGATGTTATTTATGACATAACTGAGAGTTTGAAGACAAAACCTGATAGTGATAAAGATAATGATGAAAGTGTAACTAAATTAATCACGAAAATAgctaaacctaaaactaatggcaaaaatgatgatgaaaaaagttttataatagcGAAAACTGAATCTTATGATCGCGAAAACAGTAAAATGAATGATTATGAAAAGAGAAATGAAGACCAGTTACACTATCGTAGATTTAACGATGAGAGTGATGGTTTGACTCATCGTCACCATCATCTTACAACTACTACTACAACTTCTTCAACAGTCAAGGATATGACAGATGGTGATACAAGTGATACGTCTAGTGATTTTGATTATAATATGGAAAAGTTTCTGTCAACTGCGCCATTGTATGACCTTGCTTTGAGCGTATCCACTTTTAT AAATCCTACAAACAGAGAAGTGTTAAGGTCAAAGTTACCAAGAAATCAACATTTGGGTCAAAGAAATTTATTACAAGTCAATGAAGAAGACGAAGAAAAAGAAGATTTAATTTACGATGACCTCAAGGAAGTACTGACTGATGATAGAGAGGGACACGACGATATGGACAGACATGGAGAAAGGAAGAAGAGAGATTAT GAAGAAAAGATAGCTATACCAGAAGATTTCAATCAAAATAAACACAGTGTTTTGAATGTAATAAATCCAAATTGGAAAGGGCCAATGCCTCTATACCCGGATGAACTAAATGCTATGATAAAACAGGCGGCATTGCaaaatgtatatatgtatgcaCCTTTGAATACAAGGGATAGCAAAGTGAAAAGGAATATAG ATGAAAAAGTCAGTGCCATGAGTGACACCCAATATATTGAAGATTATACCAACAAGAAGTATGATAAGTTAGCTAAAATGGCTCAAGCGTATAGCGATTATGGAGTACTTTACAACAAAGGAAATACGAATTTTAATGATAAAGGAATGAAATCATCGTATATGAAAAGGTTTAAGAAACTTTTTAATAGACAAACCCCTCTCGGAAGATATGTAAAAG GTTTCAGATTTGAAATAAAAGATGGGAGTGCATCAAATAATAAAGAATTCGGTgaaggttttcaaaaacatttcaaaTTCAGTGAAAACTCTTACGGAGACTATAGCACTACTCTTATTCCTATATACAATATGAATTATGAATATGACAAATTATACACACCTGCATATTTACTGAACACCAGTATAGATTTATTGAAAACTACTAATCATgatcaaagtttaattttgacTTTTAAAAAAGGAGATGGTCTAAGGACACTTAAATCTATTGATATGACGTACGAAGATAATGATAAAGATATAAATGAAGCGATCGAATTAAATCTGAATGAAGTTAAAGATGCAATAAATGAAGTTATGAATCTTACTAACTTTAACGTTATAACTGGTGAAGTTAATGATGTAATAAATGAAGATACTACACTTAATTCACATGAAGTTGATGATAAAATAAACGCAACTAACTTTCAAAATCTAAGTGAAGATGGTGACATAGTTAATGAAACCCTTGCATTTAATCTAACTACAGAGAATAATAATGATATAATAAACGAACCCAGTGCAAATGAAGTTAGCAATAAAATACATGGAATTTATGCATTTAATgcagcaaataataaaatccCAAATGAAAATTCAAGTGATTTTACTATAAGAAAGAGTTTAAGGGTACTTAAATCTATAGATTTACCAGATGGTGTTATTATtgacggaatttttaaaaataacgcaATCAAAGTAACTAAAACGAATGTCACAAAGAAAAATGAAACCTCTACTTACGATGATCAAGTTAATAAAACAATATCTGAAGCTAAtacattaaatttaaatacatttgtCGAAAAAAATTATGAAGTAAGTACACAGAATTTAACCAAAACGAGTGaaagtaaaagaaattttaacaatacaagagatggtattataagttttatcTCAATGATGTCAGACTGGTTTCGAACAATGACGAGCTTATCTGGAGCAATTAAGAAAGAACTTAAGGATGAATCTAAAGGAAATAACAAttctaa ATCTAACGTAACCATGCTAAGTACAAAGAAGAAAAGTTTAGAAGAGAACATAACAAAAGACGTTTTATATCCGTCATACGATGTTGAAATGGTTGACAACATTGGTCATAGATCAAGAGTTTTACTTTCATTCGATGATAAGACAACTGTACAAGATAAACttgtaaagaaaaacatttctAAATCTAATACTGAAAAGGCTGTGACTTCAG AAATAAATGAAGTACTACCAATTGCTCTTGTCTTAGCAACCAAtgatacaaacaaaacaaataaaactgtAAAGAAAAGAAATGTAGATAAAAATTTAGTATTTTGGAACGATTTATACGATGACGACGAATACGGAGTCAAAGTTGATTACATGGATAATGTTCGAGACAAACATTCAGTGAAGAAggttaaaaatattctaaaCAAGTCAAAAGACTGGTTGGCAAACAAATGTAgtaatgttaaaaataagttgAGGAGAAAATCCAAAACTACTAAGAAAAAAACTACTAATATTCCAACAGACAAGATATCAGA AAAATTATGCAACAGCACGTGCAAGCCTCCAGAAGTTATAAAAGAACGATTTGTGAGAAATAGTGATATC AATGATAAGAAGAGCATAAAGAAAAGTTTCGCTGAATTGAACGCTAACATGAAGAAAGTTTGCCAAGAAGCTGCCAAGGCTATTCAAGATACAAAGAATATTGAAG CGAGAGAAAACAGCAAAGAAAACGAAGCAGCCACATCTCTTATGCAAAATCTAGTGCGAATGATGTCAGAACTTGTTGACATCCAGGTCCAGCAGAAGACTTGCGCAA AACTACCGTCAGATCTGTACAATTTCCTGGAATGGCTGACTGCGCCGAATGATGATAAGGTTCAAGGTGATGAGTGGCGCCCGGTTGCGTATGATTACAATGACGCAATCCGATATG TGAAGTCTACGGAACCTTTCGAATACCCAACAACATTGACTGAGGATACCCACCAGGATGACAGAACTGAATGTTTGGGCACAATCCGTGCTGTACAAGACCTGATACAGCAGTATGAGGGTATGACTGATGAAGACAAG AGTAAAATGACTGGAGTCAAAGAATATCTAGAAAACCAACTGCTCTTCCTCAACAATAAACTGAATTACTTGTATGATCCAAAC ctcttcaaattgtatgaaaaaagaGAGCTTCAGCGTAAAAGAAGAGATACCAGTACTAAGAAGCAAGACAAAGAAAAAGTTTCTACTGAAACCGTCAAATCAGATGGAATGAAAAAGACGgggcgataa
- the LOC123879073 gene encoding uncharacterized protein LOC123879073 isoform X1, translating into MGLSNKSHGRKSDKETQSPMLKIFKDIMQKEKTDPEKTNLLKSARNKLREKKRKYYSDSRPKTDNYRSYDSSSTDRGTHKTNKHGKITVQNIQEAKNENPSRDRSGSSAFADGRRESWRFWKDNKFTSKNKSDDTCSCVSCAVKKFCSSEYTCVACLLILFSVSVTVAFLMVFKTMPSMEEVTEKAIHSENLKKKIQMLKEKRQLTESYGYEFTEKSKWDDSLNPVGSYSNILGSEYTGNSYKGSNIMDDLETGMSEDLASILDNEKRVEGQNNQRLKDFFKKLIQTDVQIRKLKQSINNNYQIDNLKPITDRFKRSVKMIKGKHRFRPFGKTTVTMQTKMNTSKETVVKSKKDDKRSVTDNNVGLTGYVIESKEVVIRYDTDKKRKFPKCSHVHEEKSHEKKLKHPYYKHSQRVDEMLETYKKPDDTTENFDVIYDITESLKTKPDSDKDNDESVTKLITKIAKPKTNGKNDDEKSFIIAKTESYDRENSKMNDYEKRNEDQLHYRRFNDESDGLTHRHHHLTTTTTTSSTVKDMTDGDTSDTSSDFDYNMEKFLSTAPLYDLALSVSTFINPTNREVLRSKLPRNQHLGQRNLLQVNEEDEEKEDLIYDDLKEVLTDDREGHDDMDRHGERKKRDYEEKIAIPEDFNQNKHSVLNVINPNWKGPMPLYPDELNAMIKQAALQNVYMYAPLNTRDSKVKRNIDEKVSAMSDTQYIEDYTNKKYDKLAKMAQAYSDYGVLYNKGNTNFNDKGMKSSYMKRFKKLFNRQTPLGRYVKGLTHDTEGFRFEIKDGSASNNKEFGEGFQKHFKFSENSYGDYSTTLIPIYNMNYEYDKLYTPAYLLNTSIDLLKTTNHDQSLILTFKKGDGLRTLKSIDMTYEDNDKDINEAIELNLNEVKDAINEVMNLTNFNVITGEVNDVINEDTTLNSHEVDDKINATNFQNLSEDGDIVNETLAFNLTTENNNDIINEPSANEVSNKIHGIYAFNAANNKIPNENSSDFTIRKSLRVLKSIDLPDGVIIDGIFKNNAIKVTKTNVTKKNETSTYDDQVNKTISEANTLNLNTFVEKNYEVSTQNLTKTSESKRNFNNTRDGIISFISMMSDWFRTMTSLSGAIKKELKDESKGNNNSKSNVTMLSTKKKSLEENITKDVLYPSYDVEMVDNIGHRSRVLLSFDDKTTVQDKLVKKNISKSNTEKAVTSEINEVLPIALVLATNDTNKTNKTVKKRNVDKNLVFWNDLYDDDEYGVKVDYMDNVRDKHSVKKVKNILNKSKDWLANKCSNVKNKLRRKSKTTKKKTTNIPTDKISEKLCNSTCKPPEVIKERFVRNSDINDKKSIKKSFAELNANMKKVCQEAAKAIQDTKNIEARENSKENEAATSLMQNLVRMMSELVDIQVQQKTCAKLPSDLYNFLEWLTAPNDDKVQGDEWRPVAYDYNDAIRYVKSTEPFEYPTTLTEDTHQDDRTECLGTIRAVQDLIQQYEGMTDEDKSKMTGVKEYLENQLLFLNNKLNYLYDPNLFKLYEKRELQRKRRDTSTKKQDKEKVSTETVKSDGMKKTGR; encoded by the exons ATGGGTTTAAGTAATAAAAG TCATGGAAGGAAATCGGATAAGGAAACTCAGTCGCCAATGTTGAAAATTTTCAAGGATATTATGCAAAAGGAGAAGAC gGATCCCGAAAAAACTAACTTACTGAAAAGTGCCAGAAACAAACTGAGGGAGAAAAAGCGGAAATACTACTCGGATTCAAGGCCAAAGACTGataattat AGATCGTATGACTCTAGTAGTACTGACAGAGGTACTCATAAAACTAACAAGCATGGTAAAATCACAGTGCAAAATATACAAGAGGCTAAAAACGAAAATCCTAGCCGTGACAGATCTGGCAGTTCG GCTTTTGCTGATGGTAGAAGAGAGAGTTGGCGGTTTTGG aaagaCAATAAGTTTACATCTAAAAATAAATCCGATGACACTTGCTCATGCGTTTCTTGcgc TGTAAAGAAGTTTTGCAGTTCAGAATACACATGCGTAGCGTGTCTTCTTATACTCTTCTCAGTTTCGGTGACGGTAGCCTTCCTCATGGTCTTCAAGACCATGCCTTCTATGGAAGAGGTGACGGAGAAGGCTATCCATTCGGAGAATTTGAAGAAGAAGATTCAGATGCTTAAGGAGAAGCGGCAGTTGACTGAGAGTTATGGATACGAATTTACGGAGAA AAGTAAATGGGACGATTCGTTGAACCCTGTTGGCAGTTATTCTAATATTTTGGGCTCTG agTATACCGGAAATAGTTACAAAGGATCG AATATCATGGATGACTTAGAAACTGGTATGAGTGAAGACCTGGCAAGCATTTTGGATAACGAGAAAAGGGTGGAAGGTCAAAATAATCAAAGGTTAAAAG attttttcaaaaaactcaTACAAACCGACGTACAAATCAGAAAACTTAAACAATCAATCAACAATAACTACCAAATTGATAATTTGAAGCCTATTACGGACAGATTCAAACGATCAGTCAAAATGATAAAAGGCAAACATCGTTTTAGACCTTTTGGTAAAACGACAGTAACTATGCAAACCAAAATGAATACCAGTAAAGAAACAGTGGTGAAATCTAAAAAAGATGATAAAAGATCTGTAACAGATAACAATGTAGGTTTAACTGGTTATGTCATTGAATCTAAAGAAGTAGTGATACGGTACGATACAGATAAGAAAAGGAAATTCCCTAAATGCTCTCATGTGCATGAGGAAAAATCTCatgagaaaaaattaaaacatccgTATTACAAACACAGTCAAAGAGTTGACGAAATGCTTGAAACATACAAGAAACCTGATGATACAACTGAGAATTTTGATGTTATTTATGACATAACTGAGAGTTTGAAGACAAAACCTGATAGTGATAAAGATAATGATGAAAGTGTAACTAAATTAATCACGAAAATAgctaaacctaaaactaatggcaaaaatgatgatgaaaaaagttttataatagcGAAAACTGAATCTTATGATCGCGAAAACAGTAAAATGAATGATTATGAAAAGAGAAATGAAGACCAGTTACACTATCGTAGATTTAACGATGAGAGTGATGGTTTGACTCATCGTCACCATCATCTTACAACTACTACTACAACTTCTTCAACAGTCAAGGATATGACAGATGGTGATACAAGTGATACGTCTAGTGATTTTGATTATAATATGGAAAAGTTTCTGTCAACTGCGCCATTGTATGACCTTGCTTTGAGCGTATCCACTTTTAT AAATCCTACAAACAGAGAAGTGTTAAGGTCAAAGTTACCAAGAAATCAACATTTGGGTCAAAGAAATTTATTACAAGTCAATGAAGAAGACGAAGAAAAAGAAGATTTAATTTACGATGACCTCAAGGAAGTACTGACTGATGATAGAGAGGGACACGACGATATGGACAGACATGGAGAAAGGAAGAAGAGAGATTAT GAAGAAAAGATAGCTATACCAGAAGATTTCAATCAAAATAAACACAGTGTTTTGAATGTAATAAATCCAAATTGGAAAGGGCCAATGCCTCTATACCCGGATGAACTAAATGCTATGATAAAACAGGCGGCATTGCaaaatgtatatatgtatgcaCCTTTGAATACAAGGGATAGCAAAGTGAAAAGGAATATAG ATGAAAAAGTCAGTGCCATGAGTGACACCCAATATATTGAAGATTATACCAACAAGAAGTATGATAAGTTAGCTAAAATGGCTCAAGCGTATAGCGATTATGGAGTACTTTACAACAAAGGAAATACGAATTTTAATGATAAAGGAATGAAATCATCGTATATGAAAAGGTTTAAGAAACTTTTTAATAGACAAACCCCTCTCGGAAGATATGTAAAAG GTTTAACACATGACACGGAAGGTTTCAGATTTGAAATAAAAGATGGGAGTGCATCAAATAATAAAGAATTCGGTgaaggttttcaaaaacatttcaaaTTCAGTGAAAACTCTTACGGAGACTATAGCACTACTCTTATTCCTATATACAATATGAATTATGAATATGACAAATTATACACACCTGCATATTTACTGAACACCAGTATAGATTTATTGAAAACTACTAATCATgatcaaagtttaattttgacTTTTAAAAAAGGAGATGGTCTAAGGACACTTAAATCTATTGATATGACGTACGAAGATAATGATAAAGATATAAATGAAGCGATCGAATTAAATCTGAATGAAGTTAAAGATGCAATAAATGAAGTTATGAATCTTACTAACTTTAACGTTATAACTGGTGAAGTTAATGATGTAATAAATGAAGATACTACACTTAATTCACATGAAGTTGATGATAAAATAAACGCAACTAACTTTCAAAATCTAAGTGAAGATGGTGACATAGTTAATGAAACCCTTGCATTTAATCTAACTACAGAGAATAATAATGATATAATAAACGAACCCAGTGCAAATGAAGTTAGCAATAAAATACATGGAATTTATGCATTTAATgcagcaaataataaaatccCAAATGAAAATTCAAGTGATTTTACTATAAGAAAGAGTTTAAGGGTACTTAAATCTATAGATTTACCAGATGGTGTTATTATtgacggaatttttaaaaataacgcaATCAAAGTAACTAAAACGAATGTCACAAAGAAAAATGAAACCTCTACTTACGATGATCAAGTTAATAAAACAATATCTGAAGCTAAtacattaaatttaaatacatttgtCGAAAAAAATTATGAAGTAAGTACACAGAATTTAACCAAAACGAGTGaaagtaaaagaaattttaacaatacaagagatggtattataagttttatcTCAATGATGTCAGACTGGTTTCGAACAATGACGAGCTTATCTGGAGCAATTAAGAAAGAACTTAAGGATGAATCTAAAGGAAATAACAAttctaa ATCTAACGTAACCATGCTAAGTACAAAGAAGAAAAGTTTAGAAGAGAACATAACAAAAGACGTTTTATATCCGTCATACGATGTTGAAATGGTTGACAACATTGGTCATAGATCAAGAGTTTTACTTTCATTCGATGATAAGACAACTGTACAAGATAAACttgtaaagaaaaacatttctAAATCTAATACTGAAAAGGCTGTGACTTCAG AAATAAATGAAGTACTACCAATTGCTCTTGTCTTAGCAACCAAtgatacaaacaaaacaaataaaactgtAAAGAAAAGAAATGTAGATAAAAATTTAGTATTTTGGAACGATTTATACGATGACGACGAATACGGAGTCAAAGTTGATTACATGGATAATGTTCGAGACAAACATTCAGTGAAGAAggttaaaaatattctaaaCAAGTCAAAAGACTGGTTGGCAAACAAATGTAgtaatgttaaaaataagttgAGGAGAAAATCCAAAACTACTAAGAAAAAAACTACTAATATTCCAACAGACAAGATATCAGA AAAATTATGCAACAGCACGTGCAAGCCTCCAGAAGTTATAAAAGAACGATTTGTGAGAAATAGTGATATC AATGATAAGAAGAGCATAAAGAAAAGTTTCGCTGAATTGAACGCTAACATGAAGAAAGTTTGCCAAGAAGCTGCCAAGGCTATTCAAGATACAAAGAATATTGAAG CGAGAGAAAACAGCAAAGAAAACGAAGCAGCCACATCTCTTATGCAAAATCTAGTGCGAATGATGTCAGAACTTGTTGACATCCAGGTCCAGCAGAAGACTTGCGCAA AACTACCGTCAGATCTGTACAATTTCCTGGAATGGCTGACTGCGCCGAATGATGATAAGGTTCAAGGTGATGAGTGGCGCCCGGTTGCGTATGATTACAATGACGCAATCCGATATG TGAAGTCTACGGAACCTTTCGAATACCCAACAACATTGACTGAGGATACCCACCAGGATGACAGAACTGAATGTTTGGGCACAATCCGTGCTGTACAAGACCTGATACAGCAGTATGAGGGTATGACTGATGAAGACAAG AGTAAAATGACTGGAGTCAAAGAATATCTAGAAAACCAACTGCTCTTCCTCAACAATAAACTGAATTACTTGTATGATCCAAAC ctcttcaaattgtatgaaaaaagaGAGCTTCAGCGTAAAAGAAGAGATACCAGTACTAAGAAGCAAGACAAAGAAAAAGTTTCTACTGAAACCGTCAAATCAGATGGAATGAAAAAGACGgggcgataa